In Schizosaccharomyces osmophilus chromosome 1, complete sequence, the genomic window tcaaagtttttttttcttcagacTTTAACTTCCGAAAATCAGAAACACTAGAGCCCCAGATTGGgacctttttttctttttttgagacTTTTGAAGATGCCATGGTTTGAGATGGTACTAGGTAGGTATTTCATacagaaaataaaacgTCGTAAGACAGAAAATAGCAAacataaaaaggaaaaagtgAAAGAATTTATGTAAAAAAAGCTACTTTGATCAAGTGTTGCTAATTTTTTACAGAATTGAACTCCTCCATGAAGCTCAACTAACGTCAAATCCGAGAGAGATACCAAACTAACTGTCAGTATTCGGTTTCTCTTGAATAGGTTCCTGAACTTCAGAAATCTCGGATGGTACTGTAGCACCTTCTGGCTGTTTTGTGGAATAATTGACATTGCCCAATTTCTCCTTGGGTATAGTAACCTCGTGTTCTTTGGAGGTTTCAGAAGttttttctccttcttcagcttctttgtttttctgcaATTGAGACCGAAGTACACTGATCATACTGTTTCGACTTTGTAGCAACATCTCCAAAGTGCTCAACGGTTTTGAGTAGTAATCAACCTCTTGCAAAGCAGGAAATCCAAGAGTCTTGCGTAGAAGATTAACAGTTCGATCCTTGGCAGTTACCTGACGAACCTTCTGGTCCAAAGGATTTAGAGATCGAGGTTGAcgctgctgctgctgaaCCATGGTAGCATGCGCCCATGCctctttctgtttcttttcttccaaattttttttgtatttttgaatggCACCTTTTGCCGTGTCCACAATGTGTTGGAATCGAACGGGGCCTAGTAATTGACCTCCGTACCATCGAACACATACTACGATTCCATAAACGGATTCTTTTATGAGTGTGTTTAGAAGTTTCTGGCCAGAGTATTCTTCTCCATCATCGTTGAATGCTTCTACTTCACCTGGAAACCTCCAAGCTTGCATTTTATGATTGGAATGCTTCAACTCGGTGCATTCCTGAAACATAAACCGATAGGAGGGGAGAAGTTTCGGATCTTCAGAAGGTATAAAATAACTTAAAAAGGTAGACTCTCTGTCCGTAATCAAATTTGACATGAATGAGCATTCTTGCAACGACTGATTGGGAACAGTTAAAGCCAGTCCTTGACCTCCAAATTTCAGTTGTGCTTGACGTTGGgccatttcatttcatccaaatcaataaaagcaGAGTACAAGGCAATTGAATGCCGGTTGTGACGCTTCTGCTCGCAATGGAGGAAAGCTAGGAACAATTAGCGATCGATTTCCCATTTTTGAACAACGgaaattcattcttttcaatttgtcATTTtccgaagaagaaaacttatTTGTTTCCTGAGAAACCGCTATATTTGAAAGACCCCTCAAATACTCTTTGAGTGCATACTTTAAGAGGATACTCCTTTTCTATTCAGTTGATACAGAAGTCCGAATAAACTATATTTGGATTTAGCACTACACATAATACTAAAACGATTTACAGTCTAAACTCTACTATAGCAAACACTTCAGGGTCAGAGTTAGTGGATCAATTCCCAAAAGCCTGAACCCGCTGGAcgagttttcttttattaaaaacGAGTGTATCTATAATTCTTTCTGGATTATATCATCATAAACATAATTTTTGACCACGcgtctttctttctctagTTTCGGTGACTGTACCAACGAACTTGATCTCTACAGAAAACGACCAATTCCCTAAAATGGCTCTGAGAGGCTTAAAGAAACTAGCATACCCCCTGCTCCCAGTGAGAGGAAATATTTTAGATCCTCTAGGAAAATTTCAGCAGAATTTATACGGTGGTTCGAAAGTTGAAGTTGGACATAACAAGATCCCAAAATTCGGTCATAAGACAAAGCGAACATGGACTCCCAATGCTCACTTCAAATGGCTTTACTCTGAAACTCTCCAAGAAAGATTTCATTTACTAGTCACCACTAAGGTATTGCGTACAATTGACAAAGAGGGAGGATTTGACCAATACTTGATTAAATCGACGCCCGGAAGACTAAAGACGCTTGGTATGCGAGGTACTGAGTTAAGGGCTCTTGTGATGCATAAAAAGGGCGTCCAAAACCCTGTGATTGAAGAACTTCCTAAGGACGAGGAAGCTCAACGTCGCTACTTGGCGAAAGTACGCGAAgttgttttgaaattgaaccGAAGCAAAAAGCTTTATCATCGAATTAAGAGTCTTGTTGGTCAAGAAAAATCTGGATCTGTTGCTTAATTTTACGATAAACGCCGGCggttcttcaaaaaatcctttACGTCCTATCATTACAATTTTAATTTCCTGTAACTTACAGAAGTATGCATTAAAAGGATTGctttaactttttgttcattacCTTTCGTTCTCTTATTCAAGGATGGGCGTTATCTCAAAAATTCTTGAAATCTATACCTTCCTCTCTCCTTCCTTTTCCCCATTATGCTTGGAAGctgttttcctttctcgTCGTCTTGCCAATACACAGCTCAATCTGCGACAAGCTTTCCAGGCATGCTGCGGCTGTGAAAAGATTGCTCCATTCTCAAATAATAGTGATTATAGACTCCCATTTCTGGTTATGTCTAAAGACATTATTGCTTGAGTTTTCTTTCCGCTCAGGTAGATACACTCTGCAAGTGGCTACGTGTACTGTACTAAACGAAATTTAATATTCATCTATAATTCACCCGTTCCAAAGACAAGCTGCACctttcatttccatttgtCGATTTCTATTCTACTTACACCTGTTTACCAAGGTTTAACAAAATAGACCGTATATGGTAGAATACGCAAAATAAATGTACCAAGTTTGTTTGTAGTGCATTAAAATGTATAATGCGTTTTTAGAGACTCACCTAAATATATAACGCAATCTAAAAAGTATCAATAATTATGATACCGCACTTTAGGGCATTTCGATATTTGAGAAAACTGAAACTTTCCTGTATGGGAGCAGATACCGTCTTTGAATTCTCTACCTGTCTTTACCAAGAAGCGTAGGTCAGCAAATTGACATTTAGAGCCATCTTCCAagcttgattttcttttcagctTGTTCGCAGTATCAAAATCATTTAAGGatcctttttttggggTGAAAACGACAGAGTTCGCATCGAAATAGCAAAAATGTCAGAATCTATTCTTTTAGATGAGATTTTCACTGTAACATCTGTTGATGACcaaaaatatcaaagaGGTAATTCTTAGCGTCTCGAATTGCAATGTCTAATAGCTTTATAGTTTCTCGGATTACTGGTACATCTGCGCAAAATGATATGGGTCTCACTCTCGATATAAACTCGCAGCTATACCCATTGGAACAAGATGCTACATTCAGTTTGCAGTTAGCTAGCAATTTGAATAGTcaagaattgaaagatgCCGCAGACTATATTATGTACGGCAAGGTCTACCGGGTTGAGGAAGGAAACGATGATAAAATGTAAGTGGAGGTTCTGCCCGTACTATTAATTGATATTAACGATTTAGCTCTGTGTTTATCAGCTTTGGTGGCCTTCTCATGTCTATTGAAGGTTCTCATCGTAAACTATACCGTTTATCGCTAGAGCATGTTTATTTGCTTCTGAGAAGGTAGAGTGGAAATGGTTTGTCTAATcttgtcaaaaaat contains:
- the dbl3 gene encoding IMPACT domain protein, possible chaperone, which codes for MAQRQAQLKFGGQGLALTVPNQSLQECSFMSNLITDRESTFLSYFIPSEDPKLLPSYRFMFQECTELKHSNHKMQAWRFPGEVEAFNDDGEEYSGQKLLNTLIKESVYGIVVCVRWYGGQLLGPVRFQHIVDTAKGAIQKYKKNLEEKKQKEAWAHATMVQQQQRQPRSLNPLDQKVRQVTAKDRTVNLLRKTLGFPALQEVDYYSKPLSTLEMLLQSRNSMISVLRSQLQKNKEAEEGEKTSETSKEHEVTIPKEKLGNVNYSTKQPEGATVPSEISEVQEPIQEKPNTDS
- the mrpl24 gene encoding mitochondrial ribosomal protein subunit L28: MALRGLKKLAYPLLPVRGNILDPLGKFQQNLYGGSKVEVGHNKIPKFGHKTKRTWTPNAHFKWLYSETLQERFHLLVTTKVLRTIDKEGGFDQYLIKSTPGRLKTLGMRGTELRALVMHKKGVQNPVIEELPKDEEAQRRYLAKVREVVLKLNRSKKLYHRIKSLVGQEKSGSVA
- the rpb8 gene encoding DNA-directed RNA polymerase I, II and III subunit Rpb8; translation: MSESILLDEIFTVTSVDDQKYQRVSRITGTSAQNDMGLTLDINSQLYPLEQDATFSLQLASNLNSQELKDAADYIMYGKVYRVEEGNDDKISVFISFGGLLMSIEGSHRKLYRLSLEHVYLLLRR